A genome region from Pseudanabaena sp. Chao 1811 includes the following:
- a CDS encoding acetyl-CoA carboxylase carboxyltransferase subunit alpha: MADRQILLDFEKPIVELENRIAQIRELASDNDVDMVQQIHLLEQRAELLRREIFSGLGAMQRMQIARHPRRPSTLDYVQAITDEWMELHGDRRGNDDPALVGGLARISDRPVVILGHQKGRDTKDNMTRNFGMASPGGYRKAARLMDHANRFKLPIITLIDTPGAYPGVSAEEQGQGEAIAANLRQMFGLRVPIICTVIGEGGSGGALGIGIGDHIMMFENSVYTVATPEACAAILWRDSAKAGKAAEALKITAPDLKRLGIVDYVIDEPLGGAHRLPLQAAENLKSALVENLDRLSKLNPEDLQELRYQKFRKMGVFLES, encoded by the coding sequence ATGGCCGATCGCCAAATCCTGCTTGACTTTGAAAAGCCCATCGTTGAACTAGAAAACCGTATCGCCCAAATTCGCGAACTCGCGAGTGACAACGATGTCGATATGGTTCAGCAGATCCACCTTTTAGAGCAACGAGCCGAGCTTTTGCGGCGAGAAATTTTTTCGGGTTTAGGTGCGATGCAAAGGATGCAGATCGCAAGGCATCCCCGTCGCCCTAGTACCCTTGACTATGTGCAAGCCATTACCGATGAGTGGATGGAGCTGCATGGCGATCGCCGAGGTAATGATGATCCAGCATTGGTTGGTGGTCTGGCGCGAATTAGCGATCGCCCTGTGGTTATTTTGGGGCATCAGAAGGGACGCGATACCAAAGACAACATGACCCGCAACTTCGGCATGGCATCTCCGGGGGGATATCGCAAGGCAGCAAGATTAATGGATCATGCTAATCGCTTTAAATTGCCGATTATTACCCTGATTGATACCCCTGGGGCATATCCGGGAGTGTCGGCAGAGGAACAGGGACAAGGTGAGGCGATCGCCGCAAATTTACGACAGATGTTTGGATTAAGAGTGCCGATTATCTGTACCGTCATTGGTGAGGGTGGCTCGGGTGGAGCCTTGGGAATCGGCATTGGTGATCACATTATGATGTTTGAAAACTCGGTCTATACGGTAGCGACCCCAGAAGCCTGTGCCGCTATTTTATGGCGCGACTCGGCAAAGGCGGGTAAAGCGGCGGAAGCTTTGAAAATTACGGCTCCTGACTTGAAACGTTTGGGCATCGTCGATTATGTCATTGATGAGCCTCTGGGTGGGGCGCATCGTCTACCCCTACAGGCGGCAGAAAATTTGAAATCGGCTCTAGTCGAAAATCTTGATCGCTTAAGTAAATTAAATCCAGAGGATTTACAAGAGCTACGGTATCAAAAATTCCGCAAGATGGGCGTATTCCTCGAATCTTGA